Within the Candidatus Cloacimonadota bacterium genome, the region GAGTAGATCAAGCACCTTATTCAAGAAACTATACTTTAAAAAATCTTACTATCGTCAACGGAAGTAATCCCATGGGTGATGTCGGTTGTGGAGCAATGTATTTATATTTCAACTCCTCTTTCACATTAGAAAACATAGATATCTACAACTGTCATACAGGAATTGGTCCGGTAGTTCAACGAGGAAGAGAAACAGTCCCTATTTGGCACAGTAGTAATATTACTCTTAGGAACTTGCATTTACACGATAATAGCGGAAGTCGTGCTCTCCAAATTCGCAGTGATTATGGAATGGAGCCAAACTTGTATGCAGAGAATATCAGAATCCGAAATCATCTCCCCGGACCATTCAATCCCAATTACACCGGTGGCGAAGGATGTGCTTTCTCTCTTGGAACCCGAGACATGGATACTCATACTCCTCTCTACGCCGATATAGTCAATATGGAGATAACTGACTGCAGTCTTTATAATTCTTTCCCACCCTGGGCAAATCTCCCTTCGAGATCAAACTTTGTCATAGAAGGGTCTTCCGGTCACGTACGGATAATCAACTCGACTATTGGCAACAATTACTCGGCTTCCATAAATGGTGGTGGCTTATACATTGGAGGCTCTTTTAATCTGGAGCTCATCAATTCCATATTATATGGCAATACGACCCATCAAATCTCATTGGAAAACGATAGTCCTCAACCGGGTAATGTTTATATCTCACACTCTTTGATACAGGGTGGTGAAGATAACATCCTTTACTATAGCAATCCCAATACAACAGTTCACTGGGGTGAAGGTAATATCGATGCCGACCCTTTATGGTTGGGAGTGGTTGATCCTGATTATACCGGTGATTATCCCTATATGTTATCGGAACACTCTCCGGCAAGGAATGCCGGTACTCTCGATATACCGAACTTCGAGTTCCCTCTCTATGATCTGGCAGGTAACCCTCGCATCTATGGCGATTCCATCGATATAGGAGCTTACGAATGGAACCCGGAAGCCAGTATAGATGATAACGATACTTATCATGTTACCACACTTCATACTTACAATCTTCATAACTATCCTAATCCGGTGGTAAACTTAAAGGGTATGGGTAGAGGAAAGGGTGTAGGTACCAATATCAGTTTCATCATGCCGAAAGAGGGACATGTCGTGATCGATATCTATAATGTCAAAGGGCAGTTTATCAGAAGATTGATCAATGCTTTTATGGTAGCTGGAGAGTATAATTTCTTATGGAACGGTAAAGACGAACAGGAGAGAATAGCCGCTACCGGATTTTACATGTATAGGTTAGAGATAGACGGAGAAACAGTAGCTACCGGAAGATGTACGTTTATTAAATGAGACATTATGGAAACCATAGGGGGCAAAGCAAGCATTGTCCACTAATACACACGAATGAAAAACAAAAAACACGAATAAAAGAGTGGAATGGTGGAATGGTGATAAGGTGATAAGGGAAGAGAAAGAGCTTCATAGGCAATATGGCTTTGCTACTTTGTCAGAAAGTCAGTTCATGAATAGAAGTTAGTAGTAGATTCATTTGTTAATAAGCCGTTAAAGTTATTAATAAGAATCATGCTTTCACCCGGTTGATAACTCCGTTCTACCATTAGGGAGCACACGAGTCGGCCGCATCCAACTCGTCTACTCCCCTTAGATAAAAGGGGAGAATAAAGTATTCAATCAACAAGAGGGAAAATTCTCTATTCTTGTTAATTATGGTCTAATTTGTTGATAAAAGAAAAACCCCGTGAAGCAGGATTCAAACATGTTTCACGGGGTTAGTTTATTTACAGATTAGAAGCGGAGTGAGAATGATATTCTGAGATTTCTGATAAAATCGGTATTCCAAACCTCAATATCATCTTGATCAAAGAGTCCCATCAAATCTATCTGGAGATTTCTACTCGGTATGAAACAGACCCCATAACTGTATATGGTTTGCGAACTTCTCATTTTGCGACTTTCGCTGCCAATCTCATAGGTGTTATCTTCAATGTAGATGATCGGGTCATCTTCATCAGGCAGATAGACGTGAGTAATTTCCGGTTCAACATGTGTAGGTTGATAAAGAGTATTAAAAGTTTCTACACGTTGTGTAAATTGAGAACCAAACCTCAATGCCCACTGTCTGTTATTAGTAAACCAGTATTCTAATCCTACAGGAATAGAAAAGAGATTGATCCGGCGTTGATGCTGACTTTTTCCTCTAATAGCAGACTCAGTATCAGTTGTATATAACCATTCATCCATCGGGATAAAATATGCCGTTTCCGAAGATTCGTATGCTTGATGGAAATCGTTTTCAATATCGAAATCGGTATAATGATAGCGTAATCCTGTACCAAAGAAAGTTCTGTCATTAAGGGGATAACTGAAACGAATACTGGTCAAGAAATCGGTACTCCTTATATCTCCCTTCTCTGACATAGTGTCTGACCAGCCGAAAGATTCTGAGATATCGAAAACTTCATCTATCGTATCTCTTTCATAAGCCATTTCTTGGAAAGTCTCATTATCCAGAATATGAAATCCGATCTGGGCATGGGCTGAAATAAAGCCATCATGTCTTCTCTCCGGCATTTGTCTGAAAGTGTACCGTGCACCGCCATTGAAGGCAATAAACAAACCAGCCACCTCTTTTTCATAGCAGTAAAGAGCATTTTCCTGAGTCGGAGAGAGATATATCTCGTCTTCGGTAAATTCATTTTCGTGGATAGTAGCCAAAACCAGACCTACTCGATATTCTATATCATCGGGTTGGAATGAATAAGCAAAATGATTCATCCATCTCACATCTCTCAGTTCTGTTTCAAATTCACCGTTTCTGGCGATCTCCAGTTCCAATTCTTCTTGAGTTGGATCATTCTCCGGTAAATTGAAAATTTGCTCCAGATAATCAAAGGTTGGTGTCCCGGAACTGTACCCCAACATGTTGTTGCTCAGATAATTATAGCCGCTTTTTGTAGTAAATAGTCCCGTTTTAAACCCGACTGCATGTTCTTCATTAATCTGATATGACAGATTGAGATAGAACTCATTTCCAGAATGATATTCGCTATTCTCGAAACTCTGTTGCACTATGTGATGCGTATCATAAAGACCGTTTAGATTGGTATCCCTGAATTCTTGCCAGATATGTTCAACCTCACCAAAACCCACTTCTAGCCATTCACCGTAAGGATTAGGATAGAATTGAATTGGTCGTGGGTGTTTATTATCATAGTAAGTAGCCATAAAGGCAGCCCTGAAACCTTCATAGAAGATCTCATCGGTTGAGATAGCCATCAGAAAATGATTAGAACCATCATTCATGAAAATCCTGTCTTCTGCTGACAAATTACTCAAGTTAGTATATAGCCGAATACCGGAGACATATCTTATATCGAGCGGATCTAGTATAAAGTCCAGATTATCAAGGAGGGCTCTACCGGTAGAGAGATTCCTAAAGGAATTGATCTCTTGTGAAAAAAGTGCTGTGGCAATAAGGGTCAGACATATAATTATGATTAGCGTTCTCATTTTAGACCTCCCAGATTAGCTATGGTATCAGGATTTTGGAAACTTAACATTACCTGAGGTTTATAATTCACTATGATTGAAGTATAAGCATTCTCCTGATTATCTGTATCAGAACGGGTGTAACGCATCCCATTATCTGTATAGAAAATATATTGCCGACCTGTCGGGTTATAGGATGGAACAAGATTAAAGGAGGTGTCGATCAAGATGCTTGATACTCCGTCCCATAGGAAGGGTGTTTCAAATTCCAACACATTCCACTGACTAACGACCGGCAGAAACGATGAATTGTAATAAACCTCTTCAAGACCAACTTGTTGATGTTCTGAAGCATCAGTAGCGGTTGTATGACTGATCTTGATCTTGAAATCGGGTAGGGGATGATTAGGTACATTCGTAACAAAATATGCTATTGAATTTAACATTGCCGGTCCTTCAAAACCGGCAGCATTAATCTCTGCTGCTGTATATACGCTCTGGGTCCTTATACTACGGTACCAGATATTTATTGGAGCTGCATCACCAGCTTCATTAGAATTAGTACCGCTGCCAATTTGGACCATAGTCTCGTCGTATAGAGTTACTGTGAGAGTATTGGAAATATCTGTTTCATCGGGTACATCACCATAATTATTCACTGCAGTTACAGCATAGACATAAGTCTCTCCATACTCTAAATTATACTCATCTATATACGATGTCTGATTAGGTAGGTCTATAGTTCCCACAACAGCAAAAGCATTTACCGGTTCAGATTCTAAACGCCGGTATATCTTAAATTGATCTTCAGCAGTACAATTCTCTTCCCATAACAACTGAACCTGTCGCTGACCCATAATTTGGTGAGCGTTGGTCAGAATTGGTGGCACCATAACATACTCGACTAAAACGCTGATATTTGCTACTGCTGTGGTATCATAAACTCCGGCTTTGTAGAGAGAATAGTTATAGACATTGAAGTTTACAACATCTGAATCATAGAAATCATAATAGAATGTCGGATCTTCATAAGGTAGTTGGGGAACTTCTGCCAGAAATTGATCCTCTTTCTCTATAATGAATGTGCCGGGGATATCGCTTCGATCTCTCCAGAGTAACCTTACTCGGTCACTCTGCGGTATAGTAAAAGAAACTTCAGGGGATTGGACAGACGCTGTCTTTACCGTTAGGGTATCAAAAGAATTCATCCCTGTTTTTAAAAGTGTGGTTACCATATAGTAATAATAATTATTGGAGATCAATTCTTCATCGGTAAATGAATTATGATTACTGTTAGCTATAGTTTTAATTAGCTCATTATCACGGTATAGCTTATAGCATAAAAAGTCCTCATCAATACTTCTAGCCCAACTAAACGAAATTTGTTCAGGTCTAATATTACCATTCTGATAACCGATATAAAAACTATTATCGCTCATCAGAAGGTCACGATCAAATAAAGGTTTACGGGACGCATTATCCGGGATATAGATCTCGGGTTTAATGATCTCCCTTTCACAACTTGCTACTAAAAATAGCAGACACAACAACAATGCAAAAAGCAACTTGTTTTTCATTAGTAGATTACCTCCTCTTAAAAGTTTTCGTGTAGAATTTACATAAGCCCTATAATTATTTACCAAATAGAAAGTTACCTATAATTGTCAATGTTTTTTATGATTTTACACTTCATCTGTGTTGTTTCATTAGTAACAATAAATTGTCATCCTGAGTAATCTGTCATTTGTAACTTGGTATTCATTTCGGTAGATTGTATCGAAGGATGCACTTTTTGAAAAGGTTTTCTGCTTTTTTCCCATTTTTGTTGATTTCGTCGATCTCAGGACAGGATTAAAGTAGTCAACAACACATGGACTACACAGGCTCGGTTTATTGTATTTTTAACCCTTCGATACAATTGTTGGCAGGAAAAGCAAGAAGCTTCTCCAAGAATCACTCAGGGTGACAGTTGTCTATTTTCAATTACCATCATCTCAAATAAAACTATTCTTTTGTCCTTTTGGTATGGCACTTTTTCTTTGTCATCTCGACTGACCCCGCTTTCTTCGTCATCTCGACTGAAACAAGAGTCATGTTAGTGACTCTTGCGTAATGGAGAGATCTCATCACCGACTCAGATTAAACACACAATCATGCTTGCTTTACAAATATCAGTGATAAGATGCCTCGACTTCGCTCGGCATGACAAAAGGGGAGGGTGTCATCTCGACTGAAGAAAGAGTCACGTTAGTGACTCTTTCGTAATAGAGAGATCTCAAAACCGAGCAAGTTTAAAAAAAGAATCATGTTTCTTCGACCATAAATCTTCATTTACTATCTTATATAATCATTATCAGTACAGCTTTTAAGATGCTGTGCTAATGGAAACTTGGTGACTATGAGATCATTTAAAAAACAGTTGACATTGAGAGCAACGAACTCATTTATTGCGACACTAAAAATTAAGGAGCAAATCATGGACGGGAAAGAACGTTATCTTCAAGCAGCGAAAGAAGCAATGCAATGGCACGAAGAATATCGTCGTAAGATGAGAAAATCTCGCTTCGATACGATAGCTGTGCATGGGCTTTATTCAATGCAAGAGGCCTTAGATTTTAATCAAGGTTCAATTATCGAACCGATGTATTTATCAACTTCTCAAACTTATCGTGATTCTGATGAAATGGAATTGGCACTCGGTTATCAGATTCCCACCTGGTGTTATGCACGAATAGCTAATCCCAGTATGTATTATTTGGAAGCATTGTTGGCACTTCTTGAAGAATATCGAACAGGACAAGAAGCTTCCTGTCTGGCAACAACATCAGGCATGGCAGCTATCCGAACTGCTGTAGATGAATTTCTTCATCCAGATCCCAAAGACCCGAATCGCCCTCGAAATTTTGTGGCTACTTCACAGGTCTATGGAGGAACATATCAGCTCTTCTCAGTGAGAAAAGATTCTGAATGTTGCTGTGAGTGGCGAAAAGTGATTGATTCTACTAATCTGGAGGAATGGGAATCGCTGATCGATGAAAATACCCGTTTTCTTTATGGTGAGCTGCCCAGTAATCCGACACTTGCATTTTTTGATATCGAAAAAGTAGCACAATTGGCTCATAAATACGGTATCCCATTGATAGTAGATGCGACAGTGGCAACTCCAGCATTAATGAGACCGTTGGCTTTCGGAGCTGATATTGTTATTCATTCGGTAACCAAATCACTCAATACAGGTGGTTTTGGTACTGCCGGAGCTATAATAGCCCGTAAGAACATTCCGGCTAAGATCGATAATGAAGCGTTGAAAGCAGATTTTTGCACCTATCTGAAGCTCCTGCCCGGTAGAGACTACGGTCCGAACCTGTCTCCAATGATGTGTAATCTGGTGATCAACGAGATTCGCACACTGAGAATGAAAATGGACGCTATGTCCCACAATACAATGAAAGTAGCAGAATTTTTAGCTACTCATAAACATATAGAAAAAGTCAACTATCTCGGTCTGGAGAATCATGAATTACATCAACTTGCTAAGAAATACATGTTCTTAGTCGATGCAGAAGATGATGAACAGTATATGAAACCGGTAAATCGCTATGGTCATTTGATGTCTTTTGAGGTTAAAGGTGGCGCTGAAAAAGCCCGACTTGTTTTTGACGGATTTAACATGATCTGGCGTGCTACAGATCTGGGAAGAATTAAATCGGTTGCCACTATTCCTGCTATATCTACTCACTCCCAACAGGGAGAAGAGGGACGAAAACTTGCCGCTATCCCGTCAAATCTCATCCGCCTTAGTGTTGGTGCTGAACATGCTGACGATGTTATCAAAGATATTGATCAGGCATTGGAACTGCTTGACGGTAAGGAGATCAAACATGATGCTCCTAATTATTCTGTCGGTGGTGCTTCTTCTGCTCGTTTGAGAAAGTAATATGCCAATAGAATGAATCGGAGATCATTAATGCTCTATTATTCAACTAATAAAAAAACAGCACGAGTTAACTTCAGAGATGCTCTATTAAAAGGATTAGCTGAGGATGGTGGGCTTTATTTACCTGAAACCATTCCACAGATCAGTTTAGCTGAAATCACTACCCTGAAAGAACTCGATTATACAGAGATAGCTTTCCGGGTAGTCAACAAATTCCTTGCAGATGAAATACCTGAAGAAGACCTGCGAAGATTAATCACTGATGCCTATAATTATCCCGTCCCTTTAGAAAAGGTCTTTGACAGAAATTATGTCATGCGTCTTGATCAGGGTCCTACCGCATCTTTTAAGGATTTTGCCGCCAGATTGATGGGGAGATTGATGCAATTCTATCTCGCCTTAAAGCAGAGTAAATTACTTATTTTAACTGCTACTTCGGGAGATACCGGCAGTGCTATTGCCAATGCTTTTTATGGGCTTGATAACATCGATGTCGTAGTCCTCTTTCCAAAAATGGAGGTTACTGCCCGGCAAAGAAAACAGATGACCACGCTCGGCAAGAATGTCGAAATCATCTCTATCGAAGGAAAATTTGACGATTGTCAAGCTCTTGTCAAAAAAGCATTTATCGACCCGGAGCTAACACATCTGCCTCTCTCTTCAGCAAACTCTATCAATATCGGTCGGCTCTTACCACAGACTATATATTACTTCTATGCCTATGCCAAATTGTTTGAAAAAGAGGGAGAACAAGTCGTTTTCAGTGTCCCATCAGGTAATTTTGGTGATCTGATGGGTGGCTTGATAGCCAAGCACATGGGACTTCCGGTTCATAAGTTTGTCGTAGCAACCAACGAGAATGATGAGTTCCCTCGTTATATAGAAACCGGTGAATATAGAGTTATCTCCCCTTCCCGCAATTGCATATCGAGTGCGATGAACGTAGGACATCCCAGCAATGTTGCTCGGTTGATAGCGCTCTATGGTGGTAATATGAACGAAAAGGGCGATATCTTAGAACCGGCAGACCTCAACAAGATCAGACAAGATATGTATGCTATAAGCATTACTGATAAAGAGACTGAAGAAACGATCAGCAAAGAATGGCAGGAACACAGGTTACTATTGGAACCACATGGTGCTGTTGGTTGGGCTGGTTTGCTACGTTATCTGCAAGATAATCCACAAGATACAGAAAGAATCTGTGTCTCCTTAGAGACTGCTCATCCGGCTAAATTTCCCGAAAAGATACAAGAATTACTTAAACTCGATCCTCCGCTTCCGCCATCATTACAAGGTTTGGATGAGAAGGAAGAGTTTATTATCCCCTTAAAAGGTGATTATCAATCATTTGTAAAATTTTTGCAGGATAATTATCGATGAGTAAAAAGACGATTATAATACTCGGTGATGGGATGGCTGATTACCCGATAGAGAAGCTCGGTAACAAAACCCCTTTAATGGCAGCTCATAAACCTAATATTGATCTTTTAGCCCAAAAGGGTTCTTGTGGTTTGTTCAAAACAGTTCCCGATGATATGCCTCCCGGCTCGGAGGTAGCTAATCTGGCAGTATTAGGGTATAATGTCCATCAGGTCTATCAGGGACGTGGGGTCTTAGAAGGCGCTGCTATGGGTGTGGAAATAGGAAAAGATGATCTGGCAATGCGCTGCAATCTGCTCTGTTTAGAGGGTGATATTCTGAAAAACCATTCTGCAGGACATATTCCAACCGAAGAGGGTAGAGAATTGATCGCTGCTCTGAACGAAGAATTTGCCAACGATATGACCCGCTTCTACCCAGGAGTTAGCTACCGCCATCTCTTAGTAGTAAAAAATGGTAATCCTTCTATTAACTTAACTCCACCTCATGATGTTCCGGGAAAACCTTGGAAGCCGTATTTACCAAAGTCAACAGCCCCTGAAGGAGAAGAAACCGCTAATCTCCTGACTGATCTTATACTACGCTCACAAAACTTGCTCAAGTCCCATCCGGTAAATTTAAAGAGGCAGCAGGAAGGGAAAGACCCGGCAAACTCGGTATGGTTTTGGTCAGCAGGTAAAAAACCGCAAATGCAAACATATCAAGAACTCTATGGCAAAACCGGAGCTGTTATTTCCGCAGTTGACCTTTTACACGGTATTGGGGTTTATGCCGGTTTTAAAGTTATTCATGTCGAGGGAGCAACCGGATTATACAATACAAACTATGAGGGAAAAGTTGCTGCAGCTTTAGATGCCATCAAAGAAGTTGATCTCGTTTACCTGCATATCGAAGCAGCTGACGAAGCGGGTCATGAAGGGAATGTAGAGTTAAAGGTCAAATGTATTGAGGCAATAGATCAACGAGTAGTAAAGCCGATAATGCAGGCAGCCAAAGAACTTACCGACCATTTTACCATTGCTTTTCTACCGGATCATCCTACACCCTGCTCTATTAAAACTCATACTCACGACCCGGTGCCATTTATCATATATAAACCTGATGAATCCGGTGATGGTGTTGAAAGGTATGATGAAGAAAGTGTTAAAATCGGGCGTTACGGTTTGATTAAAAACGGAGAATTTGTCAAAAAGCTATTTGAATTGTAAATATACTATGAAATGGTCTTATATGAGGATCTGTATTACTGTTCTACCAGGGTTTGTCGTTTAGCATTACAGGACACTAACTTAATTTAGCAACAA harbors:
- a CDS encoding PLP-dependent transferase encodes the protein MQWHEEYRRKMRKSRFDTIAVHGLYSMQEALDFNQGSIIEPMYLSTSQTYRDSDEMELALGYQIPTWCYARIANPSMYYLEALLALLEEYRTGQEASCLATTSGMAAIRTAVDEFLHPDPKDPNRPRNFVATSQVYGGTYQLFSVRKDSECCCEWRKVIDSTNLEEWESLIDENTRFLYGELPSNPTLAFFDIEKVAQLAHKYGIPLIVDATVATPALMRPLAFGADIVIHSVTKSLNTGGFGTAGAIIARKNIPAKIDNEALKADFCTYLKLLPGRDYGPNLSPMMCNLVINEIRTLRMKMDAMSHNTMKVAEFLATHKHIEKVNYLGLENHELHQLAKKYMFLVDAEDDEQYMKPVNRYGHLMSFEVKGGAEKARLVFDGFNMIWRATDLGRIKSVATIPAISTHSQQGEEGRKLAAIPSNLIRLSVGAEHADDVIKDIDQALELLDGKEIKHDAPNYSVGGASSARLRK
- the thrC gene encoding threonine synthase, with translation MLYYSTNKKTARVNFRDALLKGLAEDGGLYLPETIPQISLAEITTLKELDYTEIAFRVVNKFLADEIPEEDLRRLITDAYNYPVPLEKVFDRNYVMRLDQGPTASFKDFAARLMGRLMQFYLALKQSKLLILTATSGDTGSAIANAFYGLDNIDVVVLFPKMEVTARQRKQMTTLGKNVEIISIEGKFDDCQALVKKAFIDPELTHLPLSSANSINIGRLLPQTIYYFYAYAKLFEKEGEQVVFSVPSGNFGDLMGGLIAKHMGLPVHKFVVATNENDEFPRYIETGEYRVISPSRNCISSAMNVGHPSNVARLIALYGGNMNEKGDILEPADLNKIRQDMYAISITDKETEETISKEWQEHRLLLEPHGAVGWAGLLRYLQDNPQDTERICVSLETAHPAKFPEKIQELLKLDPPLPPSLQGLDEKEEFIIPLKGDYQSFVKFLQDNYR
- a CDS encoding cofactor-independent phosphoglycerate mutase, which encodes MSKKTIIILGDGMADYPIEKLGNKTPLMAAHKPNIDLLAQKGSCGLFKTVPDDMPPGSEVANLAVLGYNVHQVYQGRGVLEGAAMGVEIGKDDLAMRCNLLCLEGDILKNHSAGHIPTEEGRELIAALNEEFANDMTRFYPGVSYRHLLVVKNGNPSINLTPPHDVPGKPWKPYLPKSTAPEGEETANLLTDLILRSQNLLKSHPVNLKRQQEGKDPANSVWFWSAGKKPQMQTYQELYGKTGAVISAVDLLHGIGVYAGFKVIHVEGATGLYNTNYEGKVAAALDAIKEVDLVYLHIEAADEAGHEGNVELKVKCIEAIDQRVVKPIMQAAKELTDHFTIAFLPDHPTPCSIKTHTHDPVPFIIYKPDESGDGVERYDEESVKIGRYGLIKNGEFVKKLFEL